A portion of the Rubritalea squalenifaciens DSM 18772 genome contains these proteins:
- a CDS encoding sugar kinase: protein MLRFCSGELPLRAAKTFHFSEGGGEYNIARSLSRSFGESTGIATAMVDNEIGHLVHHLILSSGVDTSNIIWRKFDGVGRECRNPLYFAERGFGYRSPKATMDRGHSAPAQLAPGDFDWDTLFSSGDITWFHTGGIFAGLSESTSELALEAIQCARKHGITTSYDPNYRESLWMSRGGPKAAAEVNRAMAQHTDVLLGVSPIFHEAHPPLECRELISLMEDTAAQLPSVKTIAASSRVIHSASMHDYCAKVWHNGEIYHSDQYKNAQVLDRIGSGDAFGAGMIYGLMHGKAPDEAANIGCANAVLTMSTPCDSTLCSKKEILSLAATSTSHELR from the coding sequence ATGCTTCGTTTCTGCTCCGGCGAATTACCGCTCCGAGCAGCCAAAACGTTTCACTTCAGCGAAGGTGGCGGCGAATACAATATCGCTCGCTCCCTGTCTCGCTCCTTTGGCGAATCCACCGGGATCGCCACGGCCATGGTCGACAATGAAATCGGCCACCTCGTACATCATTTGATCCTCTCTTCGGGGGTAGACACCTCGAACATCATCTGGAGGAAGTTCGATGGCGTTGGCCGCGAATGCCGCAACCCGCTCTACTTTGCAGAGCGCGGCTTCGGCTACCGCTCACCCAAAGCCACCATGGACCGCGGCCATTCGGCACCGGCTCAGCTGGCTCCCGGTGACTTTGACTGGGACACCCTCTTCTCCTCTGGCGACATCACCTGGTTCCACACCGGCGGCATCTTTGCTGGACTTTCAGAGTCCACTTCTGAACTCGCACTGGAAGCCATCCAATGCGCCAGAAAACACGGCATCACGACCTCTTACGACCCAAACTACAGGGAATCACTCTGGATGAGCCGTGGTGGCCCGAAGGCCGCAGCGGAAGTGAACCGGGCCATGGCTCAGCACACCGATGTCCTCCTCGGAGTCTCCCCGATTTTTCATGAGGCACACCCTCCGCTGGAATGCAGGGAGCTTATTTCCCTCATGGAAGATACTGCTGCGCAGCTACCGAGCGTCAAGACCATCGCAGCCTCCTCACGGGTCATTCATTCCGCCTCAATGCACGACTACTGCGCCAAGGTCTGGCACAACGGAGAGATTTACCACTCCGACCAATACAAGAATGCCCAGGTTCTTGACCGCATTGGCTCAGGAGATGCCTTTGGTGCTGGCATGATTTATGGTTTAATGCACGGCAAAGCACCTGATGAAGCAGCGAATATTGGTTGCGCCAATGCCGTGCTGACCATGTCCACCCCCTGTGACTCTACCCTCTGCTCAAAAAAGGAAATCCTCTCCCTCGCGGCAACTTCTACTTCACACGAACTCCGCTAA
- the eda gene encoding bifunctional 4-hydroxy-2-oxoglutarate aldolase/2-dehydro-3-deoxy-phosphogluconate aldolase, producing the protein MTIDLPTKIVPVIIIDNPETAKPLGEILLEENLPVAEVTLRTPAALQSLEIMAGLEGLTVGAGTAITKEQAEAAYHAGSKFIVSPALHCEVIEYCQRADVPVIPGIATPSEIAQAMRYGLNLLKFFPAEALGGASALKAITSVYPEIGIMPTGGITPANVGEYLSLPCVRACGGSWMVPRDLLQQERFDEIRALVREAATLSSAT; encoded by the coding sequence GTGACCATTGATTTACCAACAAAAATCGTCCCAGTGATTATCATCGATAATCCAGAGACAGCCAAACCTCTGGGAGAAATTCTACTCGAAGAGAATTTACCAGTAGCCGAGGTTACCCTGCGCACACCAGCGGCGCTACAAAGTCTGGAGATCATGGCCGGACTGGAAGGCCTCACAGTCGGTGCCGGAACAGCTATCACCAAAGAGCAAGCCGAGGCTGCCTACCATGCAGGCTCGAAGTTTATTGTGTCTCCAGCCCTTCACTGCGAGGTGATCGAGTACTGCCAGAGGGCGGATGTTCCAGTGATTCCGGGAATCGCGACGCCATCTGAAATCGCCCAAGCCATGAGATACGGCCTGAATCTGCTGAAGTTTTTCCCCGCTGAAGCACTCGGCGGAGCCTCAGCGCTCAAGGCCATCACCTCGGTGTATCCCGAAATCGGGATCATGCCCACAGGCGGCATCACTCCCGCCAATGTCGGAGAGTACCTCTCCCTCCCCTGCGTCAGAGCCTGTGGAGGATCCTGGATGGTCCCTAGGGATCTGCTCCAGCAGGAAAGGTTCGACGAAATCCGCGCCCTCGTCCGCGAAGCCGCAACCCTCAGTTCAGCAACTTAA
- a CDS encoding helix-turn-helix domain-containing protein gives MDEKKRIAIIFENSYERPFKLINGILSLPGLRDKCAFRSFPLYQVQKDDVFTDEWQPDGILTMVSEEDNDPNGWIQHLDVPVVNLIHTRHHLHPSIAADYSSIVDAAMDHFGAIECEEILYAGTKGGPLLGLIDKLFRTRAEKKGIRYHMLEFPEQLDASDAADLESIVPGLRELLENATGKIGIYSTHDRRGRVINDYVIKQGYSVPNQVAILGCFDSVDAKLCDPPLSSIMLQDKEQGSTAMEMLYRLITGQELEERNAVMPVLGVRVRGSTVGDEANDIEVLRARNLIRERAAEGVTVDQIVDELNVSRSTFEKRFSALTGRSPAQEIRKVRLELAKEHLLTTDLPLTQIAPKVGFMDRRAFMVFFKREAGMTPGAFRDAHR, from the coding sequence ATGGATGAGAAAAAGCGCATCGCGATTATTTTTGAGAATTCCTATGAGAGGCCGTTCAAGCTGATCAACGGTATCCTCTCATTACCAGGACTTAGGGACAAATGTGCCTTCCGCAGTTTCCCGCTGTACCAAGTTCAGAAAGACGATGTGTTTACGGACGAATGGCAACCGGATGGTATTCTCACGATGGTCAGTGAAGAAGATAATGATCCCAATGGATGGATCCAGCACTTGGATGTGCCGGTGGTAAACCTCATTCATACGCGCCACCATCTGCATCCTTCCATTGCAGCGGACTATTCAAGTATCGTTGATGCGGCGATGGATCACTTCGGCGCGATCGAATGTGAGGAAATTCTTTATGCCGGAACGAAGGGGGGACCACTACTTGGCCTTATTGATAAGCTGTTCAGGACACGAGCCGAAAAGAAAGGGATCCGCTATCATATGCTGGAGTTTCCAGAGCAGCTGGATGCCTCAGATGCTGCTGATCTGGAAAGCATCGTGCCAGGTCTGCGTGAGTTGCTTGAGAACGCAACAGGGAAGATTGGGATCTACAGCACGCATGATCGCCGCGGTCGTGTGATCAATGACTATGTGATCAAGCAGGGCTACAGTGTCCCGAACCAAGTGGCGATTCTCGGATGCTTTGATTCTGTGGATGCCAAGCTTTGCGACCCACCACTTTCCAGTATCATGCTGCAGGATAAAGAGCAGGGATCCACTGCGATGGAAATGCTCTACCGTCTGATTACCGGCCAAGAGCTTGAGGAGAGAAATGCGGTGATGCCCGTTCTGGGTGTCCGTGTCCGTGGCTCTACCGTGGGGGATGAGGCCAATGATATCGAAGTCTTGAGGGCGAGAAACTTGATTCGCGAACGGGCTGCAGAAGGGGTTACCGTGGATCAGATCGTGGATGAACTGAATGTTTCCCGCAGTACCTTTGAGAAACGCTTTTCCGCCCTTACTGGAAGATCCCCAGCCCAGGAGATCCGCAAGGTCAGACTGGAACTGGCGAAAGAGCATTTGCTCACGACGGATCTACCTCTGACCCAGATCGCACCCAAAGTGGGCTTTATGGATAGACGTGCCTTCATGGTCTTCTTCAAGCGTGAAGCTGGTATGACTCCGGGTGCTTTCCGCGATGCCCACCGATAG
- a CDS encoding (deoxy)nucleoside triphosphate pyrophosphohydrolase, whose amino-acid sequence MSAEISSEARIMEVVCAVLFDQQGKVLVCQRPEGKMLAGKWEFPGGKVDAGESFEEALHREMHEELDCEVLIRRKLSPVLHAYESLTIRLHPFVCSLGEDLPRALEHAAISWVESSELNNLDLACADREIANELLLSS is encoded by the coding sequence ATGTCTGCCGAGATTTCCAGTGAAGCCCGGATCATGGAGGTGGTTTGTGCCGTTCTCTTCGATCAGCAGGGGAAGGTTCTCGTTTGTCAGCGTCCTGAAGGTAAGATGCTGGCTGGAAAATGGGAATTTCCCGGTGGCAAGGTGGATGCTGGCGAGAGCTTTGAAGAGGCTTTACATCGTGAAATGCATGAGGAACTGGACTGTGAGGTGCTGATACGCAGAAAGTTATCTCCTGTCCTTCATGCTTACGAGTCACTGACGATCCGCTTGCATCCTTTCGTATGCAGTTTGGGTGAGGACCTGCCGAGAGCTTTGGAGCATGCTGCGATCTCTTGGGTGGAGTCATCGGAATTGAACAACCTGGACCTGGCCTGCGCAGATCGGGAAATCGCCAATGAGTTGCTGCTATCCTCGTAA
- a CDS encoding BlaI/MecI/CopY family transcriptional regulator, translated as MNQPEFDQLSRREREVMYLVHEHGEVCAETVKNEIETPISYSGARRYLSILEEKGFLTMENRGNKYFYKPVANTTEVGLKFMKKIFGSFFAGSPTLGIATFMQKEGGKLDDQELASLEKLLQDVSSEDDQA; from the coding sequence ATGAACCAGCCAGAGTTTGATCAACTAAGCCGTCGAGAAAGAGAAGTCATGTACTTGGTGCATGAACACGGAGAGGTCTGCGCGGAGACGGTGAAAAACGAGATTGAGACACCGATTTCTTATTCTGGTGCACGCCGCTATCTTTCCATTCTCGAGGAAAAAGGATTCCTCACCATGGAGAACAGAGGAAACAAGTACTTCTACAAACCTGTCGCGAACACGACAGAGGTGGGCTTGAAATTCATGAAGAAGATCTTTGGGTCTTTCTTTGCCGGCTCTCCAACCCTTGGTATTGCTACTTTCATGCAGAAAGAAGGTGGTAAGCTTGATGACCAGGAACTTGCTTCTCTTGAAAAACTTCTTCAGGATGTTAGTTCTGAAGATGATCAAGCGTAG
- a CDS encoding M56 family metallopeptidase: MSPFLDGLLPHITLTIPFLKHTGAFPDNIPVLEEFERNNPMPANPAEIIFQGASSINPGDVILAIWLLGALVLLVTKLWRSMNTKLWFIGSRPVADGECTLHCLKRLCSKMGIKREPWLMYNSRVHGAQAVGILRPVILLPEGFSAMPKESREMVLIHELEHIRRKDVFGRLCLELISVLFWFHPCFWITLRRYNQKSEMACDDAVLNAGYSAAQYGEVLLAEGKALAGTEGGVPKELKPRVKYLLNKATDRHSLSKAARMKFFALFMLALVPMGLVSFSPYDDELGFETIAPTEGLKAVWRLNLGRGNIVVDSSGGGHHGRINGASWVNDPERGDCLSLDGVDDFITFRAPDADWTTKDFTFCVWLKPASGSDGGGLLLRGEFNQIWSKGIGTERTGAINYAEREIILAGPRYGPNKYFLYDPGLLPSFNYFGIGTARSTVALQEDEWMHLAMVWKIKGNEARTEMYLNGEPVEVKHLQRLFVTDLSDWPTKTWMFGVSDSPIVRGNNYEGCVSDLAIYQKALSQEEVQMVKKGNFSLEQQN; this comes from the coding sequence TTGAGCCCGTTTTTGGATGGGCTGCTGCCTCACATCACGCTGACTATCCCGTTTTTGAAGCACACGGGAGCCTTTCCTGATAATATTCCGGTACTGGAGGAATTCGAAAGGAACAACCCGATGCCAGCAAACCCGGCAGAGATCATCTTTCAGGGTGCCTCGTCGATTAATCCTGGTGATGTGATTCTGGCGATCTGGCTGCTTGGTGCCCTTGTGTTGTTGGTGACGAAATTATGGAGATCGATGAACACCAAGCTATGGTTCATCGGTTCGCGTCCTGTGGCAGATGGAGAGTGTACACTGCATTGCTTGAAGCGTTTGTGTTCCAAGATGGGCATTAAACGTGAACCGTGGTTGATGTATAACAGCCGTGTGCATGGAGCTCAGGCGGTGGGCATTCTGAGGCCGGTGATTTTGCTGCCTGAGGGGTTTTCTGCGATGCCCAAGGAGAGCCGTGAGATGGTACTTATCCATGAGCTAGAGCATATTAGAAGAAAGGATGTCTTTGGGCGCTTGTGTCTGGAATTAATCTCAGTTCTGTTTTGGTTTCATCCATGTTTTTGGATCACGCTGCGTCGTTATAATCAGAAGTCGGAAATGGCCTGTGATGATGCCGTGCTCAATGCAGGTTATTCTGCAGCACAGTATGGGGAAGTACTTTTGGCAGAAGGGAAGGCATTGGCCGGCACTGAGGGTGGCGTACCGAAGGAGCTCAAACCCAGAGTGAAGTATCTGCTAAACAAGGCGACGGATAGGCACAGCTTGAGCAAAGCCGCTCGGATGAAGTTTTTTGCCTTGTTCATGTTAGCTCTGGTGCCGATGGGCTTGGTGTCCTTTTCTCCCTATGATGATGAATTGGGGTTTGAGACGATAGCTCCCACTGAAGGTCTGAAGGCAGTATGGCGACTCAACTTAGGCCGAGGCAATATCGTCGTGGATTCCAGTGGTGGAGGGCACCATGGAAGAATCAATGGTGCGAGCTGGGTGAATGATCCAGAGCGCGGGGATTGTCTCTCACTGGATGGGGTTGATGATTTCATCACCTTCCGTGCACCTGATGCGGATTGGACCACAAAGGATTTCACCTTTTGTGTCTGGCTCAAGCCTGCTAGTGGAAGTGATGGCGGGGGGCTACTCTTGCGCGGTGAGTTTAACCAAATCTGGAGTAAGGGGATTGGCACGGAAAGAACCGGCGCTATCAACTATGCCGAAAGGGAAATTATTCTAGCGGGGCCGCGTTATGGACCTAACAAATATTTTCTCTATGACCCAGGCTTGCTTCCCTCATTCAACTACTTCGGCATTGGGACTGCTAGATCCACTGTGGCTCTGCAAGAGGATGAGTGGATGCACTTGGCGATGGTCTGGAAGATCAAAGGTAATGAGGCAAGAACTGAGATGTATTTGAATGGAGAGCCTGTGGAAGTGAAGCATCTGCAGCGGCTCTTCGTCACGGATCTCTCCGATTGGCCTACCAAAACCTGGATGTTTGGTGTGAGTGACTCACCGATTGTCCGGGGGAATAACTATGAGGGCTGCGTGTCTGATCTTGCCATCTATCAGAAGGCTCTGAGCCAGGAGGAGGTCCAGATGGTGAAGAAGGGGAACTTCTCTCTGGAACAGCAGAATTAA
- a CDS encoding DUF1287 domain-containing protein, with amino-acid sequence MMSRKLQVTVLLAGVMTLSGAVISCGENRSTAETELRVEVGPQQKKFVDAALWQIGKTTSYNPAYVGLEYPMGDIPIEKGVCTDVVIRAMRKAWEKDLQELVHKDMKANFSKYPKRWGLKSTDKNIDHRRVPNLRTYFKRQGWSLAVTDKKESFKPGDLVTCTVAGNRPHIMIVSDRMNEDGVPYVIHNIGGGTQEEDCLFTYPLTGHYRVK; translated from the coding sequence ATGATGAGCAGAAAGTTACAAGTGACTGTGTTGTTGGCTGGTGTGATGACACTGAGTGGTGCCGTGATCAGCTGTGGGGAGAACCGGAGTACTGCCGAGACGGAGCTGAGAGTGGAAGTGGGGCCCCAGCAGAAGAAGTTCGTGGATGCGGCTCTCTGGCAGATTGGAAAAACCACCTCATACAATCCGGCCTATGTCGGACTAGAATACCCGATGGGGGATATTCCTATTGAAAAGGGCGTCTGTACGGATGTGGTGATCAGGGCGATGCGCAAGGCCTGGGAGAAAGATCTTCAGGAGCTGGTGCACAAGGATATGAAGGCGAACTTCAGCAAGTACCCTAAGCGCTGGGGGCTCAAGAGCACTGACAAGAACATCGATCACCGCCGGGTGCCGAACTTGCGGACTTATTTCAAACGGCAGGGGTGGAGTCTCGCCGTGACGGACAAGAAAGAGAGCTTCAAGCCAGGTGACTTGGTGACCTGCACGGTAGCAGGCAACCGTCCTCACATCATGATCGTCAGTGACCGCATGAATGAGGATGGAGTGCCCTATGTCATCCACAATATTGGAGGGGGCACCCAAGAAGAGGATTGCCTGTTTACCTACCCGCTCACCGGACACTATCGGGTGAAGTGA
- a CDS encoding phospholipase D-like domain-containing protein → MIDWKCYLGLLAIGVLTSCGSLQPNPHAVLGSKAPAVQTKEFKEQFAKVGKSQWLDGNKVETLTNGNSFFPRMLAAVKAAKKTIVFESFVVVDSQDTYELVMALSERSKAGVKVHVILDAVGCRKLDKRYIQAMREAGVEVELYRPFNYFRPLWSNHRDHRKILVVDGKVGFTGGAGHAHAWRGDARNESEWRDTQYEVRGPVVADLQRGFINNWKELTGRELSGEAYFPRLGKAGSMEAVSILGAPLEQGDTIGSTYLAAIDAAKSSILIEHAYFLPPKDLREAMKRACARGVEVEVILPGYKIDAKYVLIGSKLMWKELLRAGVKIYIYEPSMMHGKLMVVDDKLSIIGSGNFDPRSMFTNDELNLAVLDKAFAREQRAMFESDKLRCKKAIEEDAEVSFWALPWQWSAWLAMPLL, encoded by the coding sequence GTGATTGACTGGAAATGCTATCTCGGCCTGTTAGCCATCGGGGTGCTGACGTCTTGTGGAAGTCTGCAGCCAAACCCGCATGCGGTACTGGGCAGCAAGGCTCCTGCCGTGCAAACGAAGGAGTTCAAGGAACAATTTGCCAAAGTGGGGAAATCCCAGTGGCTTGATGGAAATAAGGTAGAGACTCTCACGAACGGCAATAGCTTCTTCCCAAGAATGCTGGCGGCGGTGAAAGCGGCCAAGAAGACGATCGTCTTTGAGAGCTTTGTCGTCGTGGACAGCCAGGATACCTATGAACTGGTGATGGCTCTGTCTGAGCGTTCCAAAGCTGGGGTCAAGGTGCATGTCATTCTGGATGCAGTGGGTTGCCGGAAGTTAGACAAGCGCTACATCCAGGCCATGCGTGAGGCGGGTGTGGAAGTGGAACTCTACAGGCCATTCAACTATTTCAGACCATTGTGGTCGAACCACCGGGATCACCGCAAGATTCTCGTGGTGGATGGGAAAGTGGGTTTCACTGGAGGCGCGGGTCACGCACATGCCTGGCGAGGAGATGCCAGGAATGAGAGTGAATGGCGTGACACGCAATACGAGGTTAGAGGGCCGGTCGTCGCGGACTTGCAACGAGGGTTTATCAATAACTGGAAAGAACTGACAGGTAGGGAACTTTCAGGAGAGGCCTACTTCCCGAGACTCGGAAAGGCTGGCAGCATGGAGGCTGTCTCGATTCTCGGAGCTCCACTGGAGCAGGGGGATACCATTGGATCGACCTATTTGGCGGCGATCGATGCCGCGAAATCCTCTATTCTGATAGAGCATGCCTATTTCTTGCCGCCCAAGGATTTGCGGGAGGCCATGAAGCGTGCCTGTGCACGCGGTGTAGAGGTCGAAGTGATTCTGCCGGGCTATAAGATCGACGCGAAGTATGTCCTCATCGGCTCCAAGCTGATGTGGAAGGAGCTGCTGCGTGCCGGGGTGAAGATCTACATCTACGAGCCTAGCATGATGCACGGCAAGCTCATGGTGGTGGATGATAAGCTAAGTATCATCGGTTCGGGGAATTTTGATCCCCGTTCCATGTTTACCAATGATGAGCTCAATCTCGCTGTGTTAGACAAGGCCTTCGCTCGCGAGCAGCGAGCCATGTTTGAGAGCGATAAGCTGCGCTGTAAAAAAGCCATAGAAGAGGATGCTGAAGTGAGTTTCTGGGCTTTGCCTTGGCAGTGGTCTGCCTGGTTAGCCATGCCCTTGTTGTAG
- a CDS encoding 3-keto-disaccharide hydrolase: MKFTRVLLSFLCTVGLASAGDKVTTKPQQLEGWVDLLEKDPQGDFGLKHWKMGNVAPNTFAFKKDKEGEEVLVCTGKPTGVIRTAQVYENCLIEFEWRHMEREGMRANAGFFVWSDALPSVAIPFSRSVEVQVCNFDNNTDWYTRHGDVFAIHGATMTPDPRFGIWARGQRSVPLDFRAKDTGEWNHYRILCVDGTIQLEVNGKVVSGGYHINPRKGHLMIESEGGEVHFRNMRVLELKSDPKGLDAKQVAAVLPAEVNLTPLYNGLDLDGWELSEGAKFRAADYRLIAAEGEISHALEAKEGKLMVDFFTATELPALPVKLEAKGMTGKVAKGGHRLEIDLKTGQWTLDGAAKDSVLKLENGKLVLSALGEKGYYANVFLVK, encoded by the coding sequence ATGAAATTCACACGCGTTCTGCTCTCATTTCTCTGTACCGTCGGTCTTGCCTCAGCTGGAGACAAGGTGACTACCAAGCCTCAGCAATTAGAGGGCTGGGTTGATCTGCTGGAGAAAGATCCTCAAGGCGATTTCGGCCTCAAGCATTGGAAGATGGGCAACGTGGCGCCGAACACCTTTGCGTTCAAGAAGGACAAAGAGGGAGAAGAAGTGCTCGTGTGCACTGGCAAGCCGACAGGAGTGATCCGCACCGCGCAGGTTTATGAGAATTGCCTGATCGAGTTTGAGTGGCGCCACATGGAGCGCGAAGGCATGCGCGCCAATGCGGGCTTCTTCGTCTGGAGTGATGCCTTGCCATCCGTCGCCATTCCCTTCAGCCGCAGTGTGGAAGTGCAGGTGTGTAACTTTGATAACAATACCGACTGGTACACCCGCCACGGTGACGTCTTTGCCATTCATGGTGCTACAATGACGCCGGACCCACGCTTTGGAATATGGGCGCGTGGCCAGCGCAGTGTGCCCTTAGATTTCAGAGCCAAGGATACCGGCGAGTGGAACCACTACCGCATTCTCTGTGTGGATGGCACCATCCAGCTGGAAGTGAATGGCAAGGTGGTCAGTGGTGGCTACCACATCAACCCGCGCAAAGGACACCTCATGATCGAGAGTGAAGGTGGCGAAGTGCATTTCAGAAACATGCGTGTGCTAGAGCTCAAATCTGATCCGAAAGGTCTCGATGCCAAGCAAGTCGCAGCGGTCCTCCCGGCCGAAGTGAATCTGACACCTCTCTATAACGGCCTCGATCTTGATGGGTGGGAACTCAGCGAGGGAGCTAAGTTCAGAGCTGCTGATTATCGCCTCATCGCTGCTGAGGGAGAGATCAGTCATGCTCTTGAGGCAAAAGAGGGCAAGCTCATGGTCGATTTCTTCACGGCTACAGAACTCCCAGCTCTTCCAGTGAAGTTGGAGGCAAAGGGGATGACTGGCAAAGTAGCCAAAGGTGGGCACAGACTGGAAATCGATCTGAAGACCGGCCAGTGGACTCTCGATGGTGCTGCCAAGGATAGTGTGCTGAAGCTGGAAAACGGAAAGCTTGTCCTGAGCGCACTTGGCGAGAAAGGCTACTACGCCAACGTGTTTTTGGTGAAGTAG
- a CDS encoding nitroreductase family protein: protein MISEDVRSLIAQRRSIKPALMEPSREVSEELWQQLFEAANWAPTHGMIEPWRFKVYRGEARELLAKGLQEAYRADTPVEEYRPEKFEKMGKNPLLAHAVVAVVMQPDPKGKVPEIEDVEATACAVQNLHLAASSIGLGVFWSSPAASYGESFAKFLQLEEGDKCLGMLYVGWPKEGLEWPVSKRGAAMEKVHFVG from the coding sequence ATGATTAGCGAGGACGTAAGATCTCTGATTGCCCAGCGCCGTAGTATCAAGCCGGCTCTCATGGAGCCTAGCCGTGAAGTGAGCGAGGAGCTGTGGCAGCAGCTCTTCGAGGCTGCCAACTGGGCACCGACTCACGGCATGATCGAGCCATGGCGCTTCAAGGTCTATCGCGGTGAGGCCAGAGAGCTTCTCGCGAAGGGATTGCAGGAAGCTTATCGCGCAGATACTCCAGTTGAGGAGTATCGTCCTGAGAAATTTGAAAAGATGGGGAAGAACCCACTGCTTGCCCATGCCGTGGTGGCCGTCGTCATGCAGCCGGATCCCAAAGGCAAGGTGCCGGAGATCGAGGACGTGGAGGCCACTGCCTGTGCGGTGCAGAATCTCCACCTCGCTGCCAGCAGCATCGGGCTGGGGGTTTTCTGGTCCTCACCTGCTGCTTCCTACGGGGAGAGCTTCGCCAAGTTTCTTCAGCTCGAAGAGGGTGATAAATGCCTCGGCATGCTCTACGTCGGCTGGCCGAAAGAAGGCCTCGAGTGGCCGGTGAGCAAGCGTGGTGCCGCCATGGAGAAGGTGCACTTTGTGGGCTAA
- a CDS encoding ParA family protein, with protein MTVVAIANQKGGVGKTTTAISLSAALAEKGQRILLLDLDPQANATSGIGIEPDSEGSMYYPLLGDATIQEKIVPTRLENLSIVPSGMDLAGVEIELARRDDHLTALRQLLNELKEQASYDYVILDTPPSLGVLMTSALAAADEILIPLQCEWFGLEGLAKIVHVIEQIRESGAAPELKLEGILMTMFDGRTNLSRQVVEEVSNYFPEQLYENVIPRTIRIGEAPSHGITIFEHDPTGSGARSYRAVAEEFLIRHSFVGEPIA; from the coding sequence ATGACTGTCGTAGCCATCGCCAACCAAAAAGGAGGAGTCGGTAAAACCACCACCGCTATCTCGCTTTCAGCAGCTCTAGCGGAAAAAGGTCAGCGCATCCTTCTGCTGGACTTGGATCCTCAGGCAAATGCGACATCCGGTATCGGCATCGAGCCAGACTCAGAAGGCTCCATGTACTACCCACTTCTCGGTGATGCGACGATTCAGGAAAAAATCGTCCCGACCCGCCTGGAAAACCTTTCCATCGTGCCTTCTGGCATGGACCTCGCCGGCGTGGAGATCGAACTCGCCCGCCGCGATGACCACCTGACCGCTCTCCGCCAGCTTCTCAATGAACTGAAGGAGCAAGCCTCCTACGACTACGTGATCCTCGACACTCCACCTTCACTCGGAGTGCTCATGACCTCCGCGCTCGCCGCTGCGGATGAAATCCTCATCCCGCTCCAGTGCGAGTGGTTCGGCCTGGAAGGTCTGGCCAAGATCGTCCACGTCATCGAGCAAATCCGTGAATCTGGCGCCGCCCCTGAGCTCAAGCTTGAAGGTATCCTCATGACTATGTTCGATGGCCGCACCAACCTTTCCCGCCAGGTCGTGGAAGAAGTCTCTAACTACTTCCCTGAGCAACTCTACGAGAACGTCATCCCGCGCACCATCCGCATCGGTGAAGCCCCATCCCACGGCATCACCATCTTCGAGCACGACCCAACCGGATCCGGCGCACGCTCCTACCGCGCCGTGGCCGAGGAATTCCTCATCCGCCACTCCTTCGTCGGCGAGCCGATTGCGTAA